The Drosophila biarmipes strain raj3 chromosome 4, RU_DBia_V1.1, whole genome shotgun sequence genome includes a window with the following:
- the LOC108036015 gene encoding 43 kDa receptor-associated protein of the synapse homolog, with protein sequence MSWESIDSKDLLSIPPSQNLSATHLLTSPDGSRYLLENSNDLCQLDESFSRLAGYGSSPDVGSRSLWAGQGVLRSGSVISCFLFCQQSLKQYIAKRKIERGRRLYEQNNQTEAVRTWRSALKGTCQPEDCFQLLGYLYQAHMDWGKFREAIEFGHQQLGISEELDSPNMRAETYLNLSRAHACLGGLERSLSYARHSLYNECGTKCRSGLVHLTVARVYLEMGGFTRALEGLQGAYKIATAVGDPSLELQVYVALSELFGRLQDNDKSASYASKAYDLSRSLQLGDLNSCHHRAALLRMAASLRKKGELGDAQDYCKEATKLSLISGDQATYTRSIRVMGDIYRKKMDMDRAFRQYEQAMGTSASLGDRMAQMEAMDGAARCLETLRLQNKICNCRPLEFNTRLLEVASSIGAKFLVRKIRCRLALIYRALGDEDQYNTHFRLANQTDAALGLNCGACGELFGLRPENLEALPCAHILHARCAYEILRRRDKSTPRSCPACNKMVSSRTHLCGSIPVESESTDGGSAVTVTLNANALSVDGLLGIGSDILLPSAAFSHANKPAPDNENCSLLSPKVMYHSNLSLTSLSMRASSLTIDSGQNVTSSV encoded by the exons ACCTTTGTCAATTAGATGAAAGTTTTTCCCGACTGGCCGGATATGGGTCCAGTCCTGACGTGGGATCCCGTTCCCTCTGGGCTGGTCAGGGTGTTTTACGGTCAGGTTCTGTAATCAGTTGCTTTTTGTTCTGCCAACAAAGCCTCAAGCAGTACATAGCAAAACGCAAG ATTGAGCGAGGAAGACGTTTATATGAGCAAAACAACCAAACAGAGGCCGTGCGTACTTGGCGTAGTGCCCTTAAAGGAACCTGTCAGCCAGAGGACTGCTTCCAGCTACTAGGATACTT GTACCAGGCCCACATGGACTGGGGCAAATTTCGTGAAGCTATTGAATTTGGCCACCAGCAGCTTGG AATTTCAGAAGAACTGGATTCGCCAAATATGCGTGCTGAGACGTACCTAAACCTCAGCAGAGCTCACGCTTGTTTGGGAGGCCTGGAGCGATCACTGAGCTATGCTAGGCACTCACTTTACAATGAGTGCGGCACTAAATGCCGAAGTGGACTTGTCCATTTGACGGTTGCACGAGTGTATCTTGAAATGGGTGGATTCACCAGGGCATTGGAGGGCTTGCAGGGAGCCTACAAGATAGCTACAGCCGTTGGAGATCCGTCTCTAGAGTTACAAGTGTATGTCGCACTGTCTGAGCTTTTTGGACGGCTCCAGGATAACGATAAAAGCGCATCTTATGCTTCTAAGGCGTACGATTTATCTCGTTCCTTACAGCTGGGTGACCTTAACTCATGCCACCATAGAGCCGCGTTATTGCGAATGGCTGCATCTCTGCGAAAGAAGGGCGAGCTCGGAGATGCACAGGATTATTGCAAG GAAGCCACAAAGCTGTCCCTTATATCTGGAGATCAGGCCACATACACGCGAAGTATTCGCGTTATGGGTGACATTTACCGGAAGAAAATGGATATGGAC CGTGCGTTCCGGCAATACGAACAAGCTATGGGTACGTCAGCCAGTTTGGGGGACCGCATGGCTCAAATGGAGGCTATGGACGGAGCTGCCCGTTGCCTGGAAACACTACGTCTTCAAAACAAAATCTGCAACTGCAGACCGTTGGAGTTTAACACTCGGCTTCTGGAAGTTGCTAGCTCAATTGGCGCAAAG tTTCTGGTTCGTAAGATCCGTTGTCGCTTGGCTTTGATCTACCGCGCTTTGGGGGACGAGGATCAATACAATACTCATTTTCGTTTGGCAAACCAAACGGACGCTGCGCTTGGCTTGAACTGCGGAGCGTGTGGGGAGTTGTTCGGTCTTCGGCCAGAAAATTTGGAAGCTTTGCCATGTGCACATATTCTTCATGCAAG GTGTGCTTACGAAATATTACGACGTCGGGACAAAAGTACACCGCGATCATGCCCCGCCTGTAATAAGATGGTGAGTTCACGCACACATCTTTGCGGCTCCATACCGGTAGAGAGTGAAAGTACCGACGGAGGCAGCGCCGTCACGGTTACCCTCAACGCCAACGCTCTCTCAGTCGATGGTCTCCTGGGAATAGGCTCCGACATCCTCCTACCCTCGGCCGCGTTTTCCCACGCCAACAAACCGGCACCGGATAACGAGAACTGCTCTTTGTTGTCTCCCAAAGTTATGTACCACAGCAACTTATCCTTGACTTCGTTAAGTATGCGCGCATCTAGCCTGACGATCGACAGCGGTCAAAATGTTACTTCCTCTGTGTGA